The genomic stretch TACTCTTCAGGATCAATGCCTACCGAGCGCAGTACATTGGGATGCACCATGCCACAGCCAAGCACTTCTAGCCACTTGCCGTTTTTACCCATTACGTCTACCTCAGCTGAAGGCTCTGTAAATGGGAAGTATGAAGGGCGAAAACGCACTTCCATATCTTCTTCAAAAAAGTTACGTAAGAAATCGTGCAAGATCCCTTTCAGCTCAGTAAAACTAACGTTTTTGTCGACCATCAACCCTTCCACTTGGTGGAACATTGGGGTGTGAGTTTGATCGTAGTCATTTCGGTATACGCGACCTGGCGAGATAATTCTAAGCGGTGGTTGCTCGGCTTCCATGGTACGGATCTGAACGCCACTGGTTTGCGTCCGTAACACCAACTTGGGATTGAAATAGAAAGTATCGTGATCAGCACGCGCCGGGTGATGCGCCGGAATATTTAACGCATCAAAGTTGTGGAAATCGTCTTCCACTTCTGGGCCAGATTTAACAGCAAATCCAAGCTCACCAAAGAACTGTTCGATACGTTCAATGGTACGGGTCACGGGGTGTAAACCACCACTAGGCATAGTGCGTCCAGGCAAGGTGACATCAATGGTCTCTGCTGCCAGTTTTTTCTCCAAAGCCGCATTCGCCAGGGCTTCACGCTTGACGTTGATGGCGTCTTGCACCTGCGTCTTGGCTTGGTTGATAACTTGACCGGCTTCTTTACGCTCTTCTGGCGCTAATTTGCCTAGGGTTTTTAAAAGCCCAGTGATCTCACCTTTTTTACCAAGGTAGTTAACTCTAACTTCCTCAAGGTGCGCTATTTCGCTTGCCTTATCTACGGCTTCCAGCGCTTGCGCTAAAATATTTTCTAAATTCATTGTCTACCTGATCGTTGCTGAGGTAATTTGCTGTTATTTAATCCCTTATGATAACTGAATTGCAAGGGGATATTCCAGCCCTGTTAGAGCTTTAAAGTGGCTTTTATGAACGGAATGGTCAACTTTCTTTGCGCAGCCATAGAAGCGTGGTCAAGTTTATCTAATACTTCGAGCAACGCGCGCATGTCGCGGCTCAGTCGTGTCAATAAAAACCGCGCGCATTCATCCGATAACTCAAGGCCACGCATATTCGCTCGCTTCACTAACGCTTCGGCTTTGTCATCATCACTCATGGAGCGGATTTGAAAAGTAGTGCCCCACGCCAGGCGTGATTCGAGGTCAGGTAATGACAGGTTGAGCATGGCTGGCAATAAATCTGCGGTCACCACTAGGCACTTGCCTTTTTCATTAAAGCGATTGAAGAAATTAAATAAACCTTTTTCCCATGCCGCATCACCGGCAACTAAATGGACATCATCAATGCACACAACATCAAGCGCATCCAAGCCATCGAGCACCAAAGGTCC from Pseudoalteromonas sp. UG3-2 encodes the following:
- the pheS gene encoding phenylalanine--tRNA ligase subunit alpha, coding for MNLENILAQALEAVDKASEIAHLEEVRVNYLGKKGEITGLLKTLGKLAPEERKEAGQVINQAKTQVQDAINVKREALANAALEKKLAAETIDVTLPGRTMPSGGLHPVTRTIERIEQFFGELGFAVKSGPEVEDDFHNFDALNIPAHHPARADHDTFYFNPKLVLRTQTSGVQIRTMEAEQPPLRIISPGRVYRNDYDQTHTPMFHQVEGLMVDKNVSFTELKGILHDFLRNFFEEDMEVRFRPSYFPFTEPSAEVDVMGKNGKWLEVLGCGMVHPNVLRSVGIDPEEYTGFAFGMGVERLTMLRYGVTDLRAFFENDLKFLNQFR
- the hda gene encoding DnaA regulatory inactivator Hda; this encodes MDAPRQMALPVTLPDDETFSSYFGGEASLEVNHLKMGLQQRQQGFQYTYLCGLADSGKSHLLYATCIEAQEMGLSTILLSMREVIDYGPLVLDGLDALDVVCIDDVHLVAGDAAWEKGLFNFFNRFNEKGKCLVVTADLLPAMLNLSLPDLESRLAWGTTFQIRSMSDDDKAEALVKRANMRGLELSDECARFLLTRLSRDMRALLEVLDKLDHASMAAQRKLTIPFIKATLKL